The following are from one region of the Nocardia terpenica genome:
- a CDS encoding phosphatidylserine decarboxylase — protein sequence MSKTMKEWIATDLREMQGKSISWLSQYHFFRDPSRPDYVDSSYFFSPADGIVVYQSVVAPTESLVDIKGRPYSLREALRDDSYDRTSLVIGIFMTFYDVHINRIPYSGRLSYREFEPLDTENRPMLEIEKAILEQLRISTDEAEYLHQNQRMVNRVDVPELHQPYYILQIADYDVDSITPFELKQNQPVQQGQRFSQIRYGSQVDLIIPLSHTHTFAPLWQVGDHVEGGIDPLVRICAKTQSTEENPS from the coding sequence ATGTCCAAAACCATGAAAGAATGGATAGCGACGGACCTACGCGAAATGCAGGGGAAGTCCATCTCCTGGCTGTCCCAATATCACTTCTTCCGCGACCCGAGCCGACCGGACTACGTCGACTCCTCGTACTTCTTCTCACCGGCCGACGGAATAGTCGTCTATCAGAGCGTGGTGGCACCGACCGAGAGCCTGGTCGACATCAAGGGCAGGCCGTACTCGCTGCGGGAGGCCCTGCGCGACGACTCCTACGACCGGACCAGTCTCGTCATCGGCATCTTCATGACGTTCTACGACGTCCACATCAACCGGATTCCGTACTCGGGGCGCCTGTCCTACCGCGAGTTCGAGCCCCTCGACACCGAGAACCGCCCCATGCTCGAGATCGAGAAGGCGATCCTCGAGCAGCTGCGGATCTCCACCGACGAGGCCGAGTACCTGCATCAGAACCAGCGCATGGTGAACCGTGTCGACGTCCCGGAACTCCACCAGCCCTACTACATCCTCCAGATCGCCGACTACGACGTGGACTCGATCACCCCGTTCGAGCTCAAGCAGAACCAGCCGGTCCAGCAGGGTCAACGATTCTCCCAAATCCGTTACGGCTCACAGGTGGACCTGATCATTCCGCTGTCGCACACCCACACCTTCGCGCCGCTGTGGCAGGTCGGCGACCACGTCGAGGGTGGCATCGACCCACTGGTGCGCATCTGCGCCAAGACCCAATCAACCGAGGAGAACCCGTCATGA
- a CDS encoding dimethylarginine dimethylaminohydrolase family protein, with protein MTTTAPAPAVQPINATQLDRPAYLLNPPFSFSTDVANNIWMEELTGAEREPNARKAMVQFLDLYSYLAAEGLVYLLPTPRTTGLQDLVFTANLGIVLEHLPDRKTVVLSNFTSPPRVGETEVGRVFFESMGYQVHVPETKFEGEAELKHLHDNVYVGGYGLRSERETYDWMERTFDMKIVKLAETDPYLYHLDCSVFPITREQTLVCTEMFEDEEIEELEKYTDIIEVSADAAYSGLCNSVRLHNTIINASHIHDLKAGSKDYSEELAKNRELEDIANELAFELTLVNLSEYHKGGALLSCMVMHLNRYSYTFPLL; from the coding sequence ATGACCACCACAGCCCCCGCCCCCGCGGTCCAGCCGATCAACGCGACGCAACTGGACCGGCCCGCGTACCTGCTCAATCCGCCGTTCTCGTTCTCCACCGACGTGGCCAACAACATCTGGATGGAGGAGCTGACCGGGGCCGAACGAGAACCCAACGCGCGCAAGGCAATGGTGCAGTTCCTCGACCTGTACAGCTATCTCGCCGCCGAGGGACTGGTCTACCTGTTGCCGACGCCGCGAACGACCGGACTCCAGGATCTGGTCTTCACCGCCAACCTCGGCATCGTGCTCGAGCACCTGCCGGACCGCAAAACCGTTGTGCTGTCGAATTTCACCTCCCCGCCGCGGGTCGGCGAGACCGAGGTCGGCCGGGTGTTCTTCGAGTCGATGGGCTATCAGGTCCACGTTCCGGAGACGAAGTTCGAGGGCGAGGCGGAGCTGAAGCATCTGCACGACAACGTGTATGTCGGCGGCTACGGGCTGCGCTCCGAGCGCGAGACCTACGACTGGATGGAACGCACCTTCGACATGAAGATCGTCAAGCTCGCCGAGACCGATCCGTATCTCTACCACCTGGACTGCTCGGTATTCCCCATCACCCGGGAGCAGACGCTGGTGTGCACGGAGATGTTCGAGGACGAGGAGATCGAGGAACTGGAGAAGTACACCGACATCATCGAGGTCTCCGCGGACGCCGCCTACTCCGGGCTGTGCAACTCGGTTCGCCTGCACAACACCATCATCAACGCCTCCCACATCCACGATCTCAAGGCGGGCAGCAAGGACTACAGCGAGGAGCTGGCCAAGAACCGGGAACTGGAGGACATCGCCAACGAACTCGCCTTCGAACTGACCCTGGTGAACCTGAGCGAATACCACAAGGGCGGCGCGTTGCTGTCCTGCATGGTGATGCACCTCAACAGGTACTCCTACACGTTCCCGTTGCTGTGA
- a CDS encoding LysR family transcriptional regulator, with amino-acid sequence MDLRQLRYFVTVAEERSLTRAAARLHLTQPPLTAQIARLEQELGVRLLHRHRRGVDLTDAGRHLLLHARRVLADIDGVAESVRHLGDGRAGRLALAFDSGWGVLPGLLARYRRARPRVALDYAEAAGEAVLDSVRLRRNELGIVALPPPAAMPVREPQLDFAVIHREPLLALLPRALARRGERIDPADLADEQFFAPAPGAWGGLHRHLIEICRSAAIDPALREVAQLSTVVAMVGAGLGVSVVPASLRTLCGPAVTLAPLARHVPAVETAVVWRRDAAPSPPAAYFLRLALSTPEPDVLGPELAPSRGRDDDPA; translated from the coding sequence ATGGATCTGCGGCAGCTCCGGTATTTCGTGACCGTGGCCGAGGAGCGGTCGCTCACCCGGGCCGCGGCGCGGCTGCATCTGACCCAGCCGCCCCTGACCGCCCAGATCGCCCGGCTGGAGCAGGAATTGGGGGTGCGGCTGCTGCACCGGCACCGGCGCGGGGTCGACCTCACCGACGCCGGGCGGCATCTGCTGCTGCACGCGCGCCGCGTGCTCGCCGATATCGACGGCGTCGCGGAATCGGTGCGCCACCTGGGCGACGGGCGGGCCGGGCGGCTGGCGCTGGCCTTCGACTCCGGCTGGGGGGTGCTGCCGGGACTGCTCGCGCGGTATCGGCGGGCGCGGCCGCGGGTGGCGCTGGACTACGCGGAGGCGGCGGGCGAGGCGGTGCTCGACTCGGTTCGGTTGCGCCGCAACGAACTCGGCATCGTCGCGCTGCCGCCGCCCGCGGCGATGCCGGTGCGCGAACCGCAACTGGATTTCGCGGTGATCCACCGCGAGCCGCTGCTCGCCCTGCTGCCGCGAGCGCTGGCGCGGCGCGGCGAGCGGATCGACCCCGCGGACCTGGCCGACGAGCAATTCTTCGCGCCCGCGCCGGGGGCGTGGGGCGGGCTGCATCGGCATCTGATCGAGATCTGCCGAAGTGCGGCAATCGATCCGGCGCTGCGGGAGGTCGCGCAGCTGTCGACGGTGGTGGCGATGGTGGGGGCGGGGCTCGGCGTCTCGGTGGTGCCCGCCTCGCTGCGAACGCTGTGCGGGCCCGCGGTGACGCTGGCGCCGCTGGCCCGGCATGTCCCCGCGGTCGAGACCGCGGTGGTGTGGCGACGCGACGCCGCACCCTCCCCGCCCGCCGCGTATTTCCTGCGCCTGGCGTTGTCGACGCCGGAGCCGGACGTCCTCGGGCCCGAGTTGGCGCCCAGCCGGGGACGCGATGACGATCCCGCCTAG